One stretch of Lacrimispora sphenoides DNA includes these proteins:
- a CDS encoding NAD-dependent epimerase/dehydratase family protein: MEILVLGGTKYFGIHMVEELIKKGHNVTIATRGMTKDTYGNSVRRLVVERSSAKNMEEVFSNKTFDVVCDNIAYCPNDVKYALDSIKCKRYVMTSSMSVYDDLHVNTMESDFNPHEKPLKWCNRTDYPYGEVKRLAECALFQAYPSQNSAAVRFPFVIGTDDYTKRLYFYIEHVVKGIPMFIDNIDAQMEFVSSNEAGRFLAFLAEQECTGPVNGSSTGTISLREIIAYVEGKTGRRAALSKAGDNGPYNGAPDYSLNTRLASEWEFDFSPLKSWIYDLIDKYIEEAMA; this comes from the coding sequence ATGGAAATTTTAGTTTTGGGCGGGACAAAATACTTTGGCATACATATGGTTGAAGAACTCATCAAAAAAGGACATAATGTTACGATTGCAACAAGGGGAATGACAAAAGATACTTACGGGAACAGCGTACGAAGATTAGTTGTTGAACGCAGCTCTGCCAAAAATATGGAGGAAGTATTTAGCAACAAGACGTTTGATGTGGTATGCGACAATATTGCCTATTGTCCCAATGACGTAAAATATGCGCTGGACTCTATAAAATGCAAGCGCTATGTAATGACCTCCTCCATGTCTGTATATGATGATCTCCATGTCAACACAATGGAAAGCGACTTCAATCCTCATGAAAAGCCGTTAAAATGGTGCAATAGAACGGATTATCCATATGGTGAGGTGAAAAGGCTCGCAGAGTGCGCTTTATTTCAAGCTTATCCATCACAAAACAGCGCAGCCGTCAGATTTCCTTTTGTCATTGGTACCGATGACTATACAAAACGATTGTATTTCTATATCGAACATGTTGTTAAGGGGATTCCCATGTTTATTGACAATATTGACGCACAGATGGAATTTGTCAGTTCAAATGAAGCGGGCCGGTTTCTGGCTTTCCTGGCGGAGCAAGAATGTACAGGCCCAGTCAACGGCAGCAGTACGGGAACAATATCTCTCCGAGAGATAATTGCATATGTTGAAGGAAAGACCGGCAGACGAGCTGCTTTATCGAAAGCGGGAGATAACGGTCCTTACAACGGTGCACCGGATTACAGCTTAAATACCAGACTCGCATCAGAATGGGAATTCGATTTTTCTCCGTTAAAATCGTGGATTTATGATTTGATTGAC